The following proteins come from a genomic window of Clostridia bacterium:
- a CDS encoding MtaA/CmuA family methyltransferase encodes MPLSCRQRMLAALRREPVDRPPVCNPTNAATVELMDLVGAPFPHANRAPELMARLAGTARTELGFDAVMPVFSIVQEASALGCRIDWGEKGTWPTVVEPIWREPEEIRIPSGFLTHPDTRCVLQAIRILRKQFGDEVAIIGKTMGPWTHGYHCFGVEQFLLMSADDPCKTKRCLDRLKELTVQFGLAQIEAGADALTLPDHATGDLVSCEYYARFLLEVHRELAERLPAPLILHICGRTLDRMDHIAQTGMAAFHFDSKNDAPSAMAVMRNRIALVGNVNNSVTLLRKGPEQVRQEVWNCLRAGVQLIGPECAVPLQTPLANLKEIAAAVKEFHG; translated from the coding sequence GTGCCCCTGAGTTGCCGCCAACGGATGCTGGCTGCGCTTCGCCGCGAGCCGGTGGACCGCCCTCCCGTATGCAACCCTACGAATGCCGCCACAGTAGAGTTGATGGACCTCGTAGGAGCGCCGTTCCCCCACGCGAACCGCGCGCCCGAGCTTATGGCGCGGCTGGCCGGTACGGCGCGCACCGAACTGGGCTTCGATGCCGTGATGCCGGTCTTCTCTATCGTCCAGGAAGCTTCCGCGTTAGGTTGCCGCATCGACTGGGGCGAAAAAGGCACTTGGCCCACCGTAGTCGAACCCATCTGGCGGGAACCGGAAGAGATTCGCATCCCGTCCGGCTTTCTGACGCATCCGGACACGCGATGTGTGTTGCAGGCCATTCGGATTCTTCGAAAGCAGTTCGGCGACGAGGTTGCCATCATCGGCAAAACCATGGGGCCGTGGACGCACGGCTATCACTGCTTCGGCGTGGAGCAATTTCTGCTCATGTCGGCAGACGACCCCTGCAAGACTAAACGCTGCCTCGACCGGCTGAAGGAACTCACCGTGCAATTCGGCCTTGCGCAGATCGAAGCGGGGGCCGACGCACTCACTCTTCCAGATCATGCCACCGGGGATCTGGTGAGCTGCGAATACTACGCGCGCTTCCTGCTCGAGGTGCATCGGGAACTGGCGGAACGATTACCAGCGCCCCTCATCCTGCACATCTGCGGCCGCACGCTCGACCGCATGGACCACATCGCCCAAACCGGCATGGCGGCCTTCCACTTCGATTCCAAGAACGATGCCCCGAGTGCCATGGCGGTCATGCGCAACCGAATCGCGCTGGTCGGGAATGTCAACAACTCCGTGACACTGTTGCGCAAAGGTCCGGAGCAGGTTCGCCAGGAGGTTTGGAACTGCCTCCGCGCTGGTGTACAACTGATCGGCCCGGAATGCGCCGTGCCTCTGCAAACGCCGCTTGCGAACCTAAAAGAAATCGCGGCCGCAGTGAAGGAATTTCATGGGTAA
- a CDS encoding exodeoxyribonuclease III, with protein MMKIATWNINSIRRRLTAVLDWLEVNRPDVMCLQETKVQDSEFPAQAFRQAGYHATFRGMKGYNGIATLTRRTPDSVMYGLHEGPDNEDVRVLQTVLDGLAIVNTYVPQGYKVGSDKYQFKLEW; from the coding sequence ATGATGAAGATCGCAACATGGAACATAAACTCGATTCGCCGACGACTGACCGCGGTGCTGGACTGGCTGGAAGTCAATCGACCCGACGTCATGTGCCTGCAGGAAACCAAGGTGCAGGATTCCGAGTTTCCGGCACAGGCCTTCCGCCAGGCTGGCTATCACGCGACGTTTCGAGGAATGAAGGGCTATAACGGGATCGCGACGCTTACCCGGAGGACACCCGATTCGGTGATGTACGGGCTCCACGAAGGCCCCGATAACGAGGACGTCCGTGTGCTGCAGACCGTGCTCGACGGGCTCGCGATCGTCAATACCTATGTGCCGCAGGGCTACAAGGTCGGCTCAGATAAATATCAATTCAAACTGGAATGGTT